The proteins below are encoded in one region of Lactuca sativa cultivar Salinas chromosome 3, Lsat_Salinas_v11, whole genome shotgun sequence:
- the LOC111877659 gene encoding flavonoid 3'-monooxygenase CYP75B137, whose product MLKLIAAPVSDAWSRWWGFGYGDELVASTILIIAAMFSIFWLVWIFLSKDTHPPLPPGPRSLPLVGNLLSLDPELHSYFATLAKTYGPISRIWLGKRVGIVITSPALAREVLKLNDTTFSNRDVPVAGMELTYGGNDIVWSPYGDQWRMLRKICVHEMLSNKTLDSVYSLRRKEIRNTVNYFYRRVGSPVNLGEQMFLTVLNVITGMMWGGTVKEEDRASLGAEFRQVVTEMTGYLGMPNLSDFYPGLARFDLQGVKKNMKLLAKKFDVIFETMIDQRRKMGGDENSDFLQFLLQLKDDTDSKTPFTMAHLKALLMDMVVGGTETTSNTVEFALAEMMNKPEILKKAQQELETVVGKDNIVEESHINKLPYLYAIMKEVLRLHPTLPLLIPRCPSESCVIGGYMVPKGARMFINAWAIHRDPTIWENPLEFRPERFLDSKWDYNGNDFNYLPFGSGRRICAGLAMAERMFMFLLASLVHSFDWELGPGEKHDLSEKFGIVLKKKVALIAIPTPRFSSPTMYD is encoded by the exons atgttgaaactaattgccgcCCCTGTATCTGACGCCTGGTCACGGTGGTGGGGATTTGGCTATGGCGATGAACTAGTCGCTAGTACCATTCTCATCATCGCCGCTATGTTTTCTATATTCTGGCTTGTATGGATCTTTTTATCAAAGGACACCCACCCGCCTCTGCCGCCCGGCCCACGATCTCTGCCACTCGTCGGAAACCTCCTGTCTCTTGATCCAGAGCTCCACTCCTACTTCGCCACCCTTGCAAAAACGTACGGTCCTATTTCCAGGATCTGGCTCGGTAAAAGAGTGGGAATCGTGATCACCTCCCCGGCCCTAGCCCGTGAAGTTCTTAAACTCAACGACACCACCTTCTCCAACCGTGACGTTCCTGTTGCCGGCATGGAGTTGACGTATGGTGGAAACGACATCGTCTGGTCCCCTTATGGTGATCAGTGGCGGATGTTGAGAAAGATTTGTGTTCATGAAATGCTTAGCAACAAAACTTTGGATTCCGTTTACTCTCTCCGGCGGAAAGAGATCCGGAACACAGTTAACTACTTTTACCGCCGTGTCGGGTCTCCGGTGAACTTAGGCGAACAGATGTTTTTGACTGTGTTGAATGTGATTACCGGGATGATGTGGGGTGGCACCGTGAAGGAGGAGGATAGGGCGAGCCTAGGAGCGGAGTTCCGGCAAGTGGTCACCGAGATGACCGGATACTTGGGGATGCCGAACTTGTCCGACTTTTATCCGGGATTGGCCAGGTTTGATCTTCAAGGagttaaaaaaaacatgaaattgTTGGCGAAGAAATTCGATGTAATCTTTGAGACGATGATTGATCAAAGGAGGAAGATGGGTGGCGATGAAAACTCGGATTTTTTACAGTTTTTGTTGCAGCTTAAAGACGACACAGATTCCAAAACACCATTCACAATGGCACATCTCAAAGCTTTGCTCATG GATATGGTGGTTGGAGGGACAGAAACGACTTCAAATACTGTCGAGTTTGCACTGGCTGAGATGATGAACAAACCGGAAATCCTGAAAAAGGCACAACAAGAATTAGAAACGGTGGTCGGAAAAGACAACATAGTGGAAGAATCCCACATCAACAAACTGCCATATCTATACGCCATCATGAAAGAAGTTCTTCGTTTACACCCAACACTTCCACTGTTGATCCCACGTTGCCCTAGCGAATCATGTGTGATTGGTGGCTACATGGTTCCAAAAGGTGCTCGAATGTTCATCAATGCATGGGCAATACATAGAGACCCTACGATTTGGGAAAACCCATTGGAGTTTCGACCTGAAAGGTTTTTGGATAGCAAGTGGGATTACAATGGCAACGACTTCAATTATCTTCCATTTGGTTCTGGAAGGAGGATATGTGCAGGGCTAGCAATGGCGGAGAGAATGTTTATGTTTTTGCTTGCATCGCTTGTTCATTCTTTTGATTGGGAATTGGGTCCCGGAGAGAAACATGATCTTTCTGAAAAGTTTGGCATTGTTTTGAAGAAGAAAGTTGCTCTCATTGCAATTCCAACACCAAGATTCTCAAGCCCCACAATGTACGACTGA